The Anolis sagrei isolate rAnoSag1 chromosome 6, rAnoSag1.mat, whole genome shotgun sequence genome includes the window ACAAGTGCCATTACTGATCAAATCAGAAACTGgaaatacttatttatttgtttacagtatttatattccgcccttctcaactcgcagtggactcagggcggattacagtgcgcataaacatggcaaacattcaatgccaattagacatacaacagatATAGGCAGAcagagaggcaatttaacattccagcttttctggcttcatgagggtatgcttgattctggccacaggaggagctgctgcttcactgtccacttgtgacattgggtcctttgatggagtactttctcattcttacgcacgctgctggaaggttttatggcgacATAaattatataatctatatatatatataaatgctttgtgcataatgagtgccttaaaaacaaaagaaccaatgaacgaaatcacaccaaatttggcaacaaaagtctcacaacacaaggagtgaccatcactcaaaaaattatgattttgtcatttgggagttgtagttgctgggatttatagttcacctacaatgaaagagcattctgaactccatcaacaatagaattgaaccaaatttggcacacagaactcccatgacctataGAAAATccggcttacctatccaaacgtatctcaccttatgggtttggtgggcattgaccttgagtttgggagttgtagttcacctacatccagagagcactgtggactcaaacaatgatggatatggaccaaacttcacaccaatactccatatgcccaaatgtaaacagtggtggagtttggggggaaatagaccttgacatttgggagttgtagttgctgggatttatagctcacctacaatcaaagagcattctgaaccccaccaatgatagaattgggccaaacttcccacacagaacccccatgaccaacagaacatactgtgatttctgatggtctgtggCGACCCCTCggacatcccctcacgacccccacaggggtcctgacccccaaggttgagaaacaatgctgTAGTGGTTAAAATGGTGGTAGGACTATAATTTTTGCAGGAACTCCCTAGGAATATAATCTAAGGGTATTGACCAAAATCTTAATATCTATGTTCTGAATCTCTTAATTAAAGGTGTGGCTAACCATGGGTCCTAAGAAAGTTTTTACAAAGAAGAAACGGATGATGTGCTTGGATACAAAGCACGAAATCATCGAGAAGCACGAGCAAGGCGTGCGTGTTGCCGACTTAGCAAGGCAGTACGATCGTAATACTTCGACGATATGTTCGATTTTGAAGCAGAAGGAGTCGATCAAGGCTGTGGCGCCTGCCAAGGGCATTAAGATCATTTCAAAGCTCCGGACCTCTGCCCACGAAGAGATGGAGAAGTTGCTGTTGGTGTGGTTGACGGAGAAGCGGCTCGCGGGAGATTTCGTCACGGAGAGCATCATCTGCGAGAAGGCACGAGCCCTTTACGGGGATTTGGTGCGCCGGACGCCACGAACCTCAACGGGTGAGGCGCCGGAAGAGTCGTTCAAAGCCAGTCGGGGATGGTttgataattttaaaaagaggacCGGCATTTTCTCTGACGTGGCCTGGCAGGGTGTGGCAAGGAGGAACTTAAACTTTGCATGGAAGAAGCTGTGGCCTGAGGTTGTGTCCGACGAAAGGAGCTTCGAAGGTTTCAAACCTGAAGAGTTGGCAATGGAGGAGATAGTGTCCAATGGAAAGTCCTCGGAAGTGGACGAAGGAGACACCAACGGCCTCGTCGAGCAGCACAATGAGGAACCGAtaaaggaggaagtggaggagttTCAGGAGCAACAGCTTGTGGAAGTTAAGCAGGAAATCGATGCGGAGGAGCCAGAAACGGAGGAGGTGAGCTATTTCAAATCTCTCAGTGCTCATCTTGAAAGGACCTAGCACTCAAAGAATGAAAAGTCATATAGGTTCATATAGGTTCCTGTAAAGGAGCATAAAATTACTGCCACCTACTGGAAGTCCTGTaatcaatatcagcttaggaggTGGTTTATAAAGGGACGATTATTTGCAGAagtatttattcatttgatagcgtagcatttactgtccctggtttggttttacttcttatgcaggctgtttgacttaggagaaactgtatcaggcaagacttGAGGAAATCAGTAACAAATTTaattaacaggagtataacatattcaattgtttcttcacaagaggcacaaatcttagTTGGTTAcaatagtaaggtttcatgagtaactttaggtacagactttaagagaTTTCTTTGAGTAGATATATCTTTCTTCAACTAGCGTTCTTTTACTACAAATAAGCCACCTGACTTATCTGATCTATATTGGCtcttaatattaaagaaccagtctttcctatagttctctaactatagAATTCCTGCTGGTCttccacacaccacaggatcaactacctctcTTGTAACTCTTTAGTCACAAATTAGTTCCCTGAATCTCCTACCCAGAGATTTCAGTGTtctctgtagctcaccggcttacagactcttccctgattctcccactagagaaatcagtccttccTGCAACTCTAATGGTAGACTAGTTCGCTGAATCCCCATCTAGAGATTTCAGTCTTCCCTGTAACTCTActggtcacagactagttccccgtttctcccactagagaaatcagtcctttctgcaactctaattgtcacagactcttccctgattcccccactagagaaatcagtcttcTCTGTAGCTCACCGGGTAacagactgcctatttcaaacagctgccccatgaagtgacagttggctccgcccctgttgctatggcaactcagctcaaggcaaaccagccaccatctctaacaaaatatgatcctacatacttaccatttattaactactgtttaaacaacacataaccataagaataaaaattacacatcgtcacagttcCCAAGTGGTTTATGTGTccacaaactttgtaaacagagggccaggtcacagtcccttaaactgttggtgggccggattataatttgcaaaaaacatgaatgaattcttatgcacactgcacatatcttatttgtagtacaaaaaaatcttaaaatatacaataattaaaatgaggaacaatgttaacaaatataaacttattagtatttcagtgggaagtgtggggctgcttttggctgatgagataggattgttgttgttgttgtgtgctttcaagtcatttcaggcttaggttgaccctgagcgagggccgggtaaatgaccttggagggccgcatccagcccccgggccttagtttgaggacccctgtcctagatggttcataaggtgagatacgtttggataggtaagccggACTAGAACCGttcatatttaataataataataataaagctttatttgtaccccgttaccatctcccaagggactcggtgcggcttacatgaagccgagcTCAAAGACAACaatacacaacaatacaagcaattaaaataaaacatggacaataaaataatgaaacataacaataagacaacacacaattaaaactataggaaggccaaatgtagaattaaaattgagaataatgctggaaaaaccgcgaaacagcgagtctgcgaaaagtgaaccatgaagtagcgagggaacactgtactgcaGAATGATTTACTAAAAGACTTTGACAATAGATTTCCTAATAGCTTGTAGTCCAACTTTGCGTGAGATATATGGATTCTATAATGGCTAAGATGGTGGTAGTAGGACTGACATTTCTGTAGGAAGTCACTAGAAGAGGCGAGGGAATATAATCTAAGAATATTGTGCAAAATCTTAATATCTGTCTTCTGGATCTCTTAATTAAAGGTCTGGCTAACCGTGAGTCCTAAGAAAGTTTGTGCCAAGAAGAAACGGATGATGTGCTTGGATACAAAGCACGAAATCATCGAGAAGCACGAGCAAGGCGTACGCGTTGCCGACTTGGCAAGAGAGTACAATCGTAACACTTCGACGATATGTTCGATTTTGAAGCAGAAGGAGTCGATCAAGGCTGTGGCGCCCGCCAAGGGGATTAAGATCATTTCAAAGCTCCGAACCTCTGCCCACGAAGAGATGGAGAAGTTGCTGTTGGTGTGGTTGACGGAGAAGCGGCTCGCGGGAGATATCGTGACCGAGAGCATCATCTGCGAGAAGGCGCGAGCCCTTTACGGGGATTTGGTGCCACGGACGCCGGGAACGTCAACGAACGGGGCGCCGGAAGAGTCGTTCAAAGCCAGTCGGGGATGGTttgataattttaaaaagaggacCGGCATTCACTCCGACATCACAAGGAGGAACGTAAACTCTTCATCCAATAAGCCGTGTCCTGAGGTTGTGCCCGACGAAAGGGGCTTCGAAGGATTCAAACCTGAAGCGTTATCAATGGACGACGTCGTGTCCAATGGAAAGTCCATGGAAGTGGATGAAGGAGACGTTAACAACAACCTCGTCGAGCAGCACAACGAGGAACCAATGATGGAAGAATTCAAGGAGCATCAGCATATGGAGATTAAGCAGGAAATCGATGCGGAAGAGACAGACACAGAGGAGGAGGTTATCCGCACGAGCGAGATCACGGAAATGTTGGGAATGTGGGAGAAAATTTCAGACTTCATTAAAAGTAAACATCCAGAAAAAGTTACAGCGAGTTGTGCGTTGGCGCTGTGCAACGACATTTGCCTCActcattttagaaacattttgaaagggaggaaagaacagAACTCCTTGGACAGGTTTTTGTTGAAACGCCCTGCAAGCCAAAGCGAGGAAATTGCGGCAAAAAAGGCAAATCTCAGTGAAGAAGACGACAACGACGATTAAGTGAAGTCTGTTCTTGGAGGAAAATACATACTCTACACTTAATAAATCCAGTTTATTTATGTACATTTTCTTTTGTTATGAATTATTgttatacattattatttattttattatttgaaataacATAACAAATCGGTGTGATTTTTGGGGGGCTGGAATGGATGCATAGCATTTcaatttgtttcaatatttatttcattatttatcctgtcagaagcaaattgagggtacatttATAAtggatttaaaaacacaaaccaagttttaaaacttgccattatgctaatatcctttgaccagaagtgcctctggtgttgctatacttacttacttaggcgattcctcgttgtccaagtaggattgtcttccaagatcagtgttctggcggtgggtccgtaggtgactgtggagccctattcttgatctgcatcttcttctgcagtgagggcattggctacCAGGTGAaaagcggtcctggtcagggttggcttgatgcgccttcctcttggcacgtttctctcttttatcctccattcttcaaattctgcagcactgctggtcacagctgacctccagctggagcgctcaagggccagggcttcccagttctcagtgtctatgccacagtttttaaggttggctttgagcccatctttaaatctcttttcctgcccacaaacattccattttccattcttgagtttggaatagagcaactgcttggggagacggtggtcgggcatctggacaacgtggccggtccagcggagttgatagcagaggaccatcacttcaatgctggtggtctttacttcttccagcacgctgacatttgttcacttgtcttcccaagagatttgcaggattttttggaggcaacgctgatgctgctataagaaggtcctccattgtgcatgtggcagggctcaggttgcattgtaataggtggtctgtggtttgcttttctccatactcgcatgtcgtggactctactttgaGGCCCAATTTCCTTAAAGTTGACTCTGCACTTCATGGTGCCATAGCGCAGCCTGTTCAGAATCGAGCAGGACTATGACTTCTCTTAACCCAAgcactagactcctatggatgcagcctagaatcgcattgtccttttcagctgctgcatcacatttttgactcatgttcagcttgtgatctaaAATGCAATACACAAAATAAGCCAGAGTTCAGTAGAAGGCATCCAAAAATGCCAAGGTAAACCCCAAAATTCAGGAATGCAAGAAGTAATCCAAGGTATTTCCATGAACATAAACACAAGAACCTCTCCAAGGTAAATCCTCCAAAGCCTAGATGCAccgaactacattaattctagtgtCAATTCACCAAACTACATTAGTTCTAGTTTTGATACACCAAACTACATTAGTGCAccagggtaaaggtaaaggtctccctctaacattaagtccagtcgtgtccaactcagagtggtggtgctcatctccatttctaagccaaagagccggcattgttcttagacgcctccaaggtcatgtggccagcatgactgcacagagcacccttaccttcccgctagagtggtacctattaatctactcacatttgcatgttttcaaactgctaggttggcagcagctggggctaacagcgggagctcaccccgctccccgggcTTGATccggcgacctttcggtcagcaagttcagcatctcagcgcttTCTTCCATGAGCCATGTCTGCAGTTTGGCTGCAGGTCGGACAATGCGGCAACCAGATCGGACAGGAATGGTGGCAAATCATTGCAAACAAAAGAGAAACGAATGCGTAAGTCCATTTGTGCCATTCACTCGCTTGATAATACTTATCCGCTCCCTTCTAATCATCACCTAGAAATCTGGTGAGATGCAGCCTCGTCTTGTCTACTGCCTTTCCTGGCAGAGCGAGGCATAGATTCTTCAAAACACACCATGCTAAAGCATTAAGtccacattgtagatgcaccctaggaatcTCTTTTACTTTTCCAGTGCAATTCCATGGTCAACGAGCTGGAGCTTCACTATAGAATCATACTGGATGACCTAGGGATTCCTGGAGAggagtcaaaactgcattaattacagTGTGTAGatgtaccaaactgcattaattccacagtgtggatgcaccaacCCACATTAATTCTAATGTTgatgcaccaaactgcattaattccacagtgttgatgcaccaacccgcattaattctagtgttgaagcaccaaactgcattaattccacagtgcggatgcaccaaactgcattaattctagtgttgATGCACCAATCTGcagtaattctacattgtagatgcaccaaactgcattaattctagtgttgatgcaccaaactgcattaattctacagtgtagatgcacaaacttcattaattctaccatattgatgcaccaaactgcattaattctaccatattGATGCaccacactgcattaattctaccatgttgatgcaccaaactgcatgaattctaccaTGTTGATgcaccaaactgtattaattctagtgtagatgcaccaaactGCAGTAATCTACATTGTAaatgcaccaaactgcattaattctaccatgttgatgcaccaaactgtattaattctagtgttgatgcaccaaactgcattaattctacagtgtagatgcacaaacttcattaattctaccatattgatgcaccaaactgcattaattctaccatattGATGcaccaaactgcatgaattctaccaTGTTGATgcaccaaactgtattaattctagtgTTGATGcaccaaactgcagtaattctacattgtaaatgcaccaaactgcattaattctaccatgttgatgcgccaaactgtattaattctagtgtagatgcaccaaactgcattaattctagtgtttatgcaccaaactgcattaatgcaccaaactgcattgattctaccatGTTgatgcaccaaactgcattaattccagtgttgatgcaccaaactgcattaattctatcttGTAGATGcaccaaactgcagtaattccagaatgtagatgcaccaaactgtattaattctgtagtatagatgcaccgaactgcattaattctaatgtCAATGcaccaaaccgcattaattctagtgCTGatgggccaaactgcattaattgcacagtgtagatgcaccaaactgcattaattctagtgttgatgcaccaaactgcagtaattctacattgtagatgcaccaaactgcagtaattccagaatgtagatgcaccaaactgtattaattctagtgttgatgcatcaaactgcattaattctatagtgtagatgcaccgaactgcattaattctaatgtCAATGcaccaaaccgcattaattctagtgGTGatgggccaaactgcattaattgcacagtgtagatgcaccaaaccgcattaattctagtgttgatgcaccaaactgcagtaattctacattgtagatgcaccaaactgcagtaattccagaatgtagatgcaccaaactgtattaattctagtgttgatgcatcaaactgcattaattctgtagtgtagattattatttattattattatttcgtgtacttctaccccgcccttctcgacccgcgaggagggactcagggcggcttacaaaaaggcacaattcgatgcctacacaataatacaaataaacgtgtaaaacagaattaaaacaattaagacagttaaaacaatcaatatatatcacagtcaataaaccaatctcaagctcagcattcgccaactcagagtccatatttcattcTACATTATCTATTCTTATCGGTCTTCATAGTCCTTTAGAAAAGATAATGTAGAACGAAATATGGACCAAATATAgatgcaccaaactgcattaattccacagtgtagatggaccaaactgaattaattccacagtgtagatgcaccaaaccgcattaattctaatgtcaatgcaccaaactgcattaattctaaagttgACACACCAAACTCCATTATttccacagtgtaggtgcaccctaggaatctctagtgcCTCCAGTGCAATATCAGCCAAAACTGATTGTGGTTGACCTGGAGATGCCAAAGGggtatcaaaccgcattaattccacagtgtagatgcagcgcTAGGGAGGAATTTGCAATCCATGTTTTCCCTGGGGAAGCAAGAGAGAGAGGCGAAGGAAAATGAATGATGGCTGCAAGTGGAGATTAAAGATTTTTCTCATGGATGTTTCTCTCTTGCCAGGCCCCCGTTCGGCTCCCTTGACGGCAAGCTCAGTGCCATCTGTGTGGACAGCGAACCCAAAGTGGTGCGAAGGCTGCAGAAGCAGATCGGGAGGAAGTAAGTGTGAGGGGgtcgttattaaactgctgccaccaattgtaacgatgaccgttttaatgccaccgaatgtgaaggtgcgagtggtaaaacacccactgccaccttatctatgagggaagccgggcaatgatcaatatcagcctaggaactattttataaagggactgtttctggctgactttattattgcaggccgttcaacttagaagaaactgtatcaggcaaggcttgaggaaaaagtaacaagtttattttaacaggagtataacaatgtataactgttcttcaaaagaggcataaatcttgatggttacattggaaaggtttcatgagtaaactcaggcaaacacttcataaggtttcacagctggcacaacaggcttaaacccagccaaaccttgattcttaattcagaatcaacaaccccctgtactgggtccttctctgcaaccactttggccaccaattgattccctgaatctctaagagattcagtttttccctatagcacactggctacagacacattccctgaatctccaccaaaagattcagtgtctttttcagcagctctccggccactgattAATTCCctatttctcccactagagaaattagtctcttcctgtagctcaccggctacagactggatttttaaaacacagctgcctctgaagaggcggttggctccgcccctgttgctatggcaactcagctaacgccaagccactcccacaaaacataacctcccatacttaccatccctaaaccattgtccaaactacacataaccaaaggaataaaatttacacatcgtcacacctcccaacccatagggattatttttgacttttctaccaacactccagcaaaggatcaccgccttgtcggggcgctggagcttgagcacctcaatgatgtcatgagcgaaaccgtgaagggccacccaagacgggacggttgtggcagagaggtcagaccaagcgtgatccctggggaaggcaatggcaaaccactccagtatccttgccaagaaaactaaatggaccagtacaaccagagatatgtcggtatgccattggaagatgggactcccaggtcggaagatggccaaaatgctactggggaggagcagaggataagttcaactagccccagatgtgatgacgcagctagctcaaagccgaaaggaaggctagcggccgacggtactggaggcgaacgacgaatccgatgctctaaagatcaacacaccataggaacctggaatgtaagatctatgagccagggcaaattggatgttgttattggtgagatgtcaagactaaagatagacattctgggggtcagtgaactgaaatggactggaatgggccacttcacatcagatgaccaccagatctactactgtggacaagaggaacatcgaagaaatggagtagccttcata containing:
- the LOC132779049 gene encoding probable inactive protein kinase DDB_G0270444 isoform X1, translating into MGPKKVFTKKKRMMCLDTKHEIIEKHEQGVRVADLARQYDRNTSTICSILKQKESIKAVAPAKGIKIISKLRTSAHEEMEKLLLVWLTEKRLAGDFVTESIICEKARALYGDLVRRTPRTSTGEAPEESFKASRGWFDNFKKRTGIFSDVAWQGVARRNLNFAWKKLWPEVVSDERSFEGFKPEELAMEEIVSNGKSSEVDEGDTNGLVEQHNEEPIKEEVEEFQEQQLVEVKQEIDAEEPETEEVWLTVSPKKVCAKKKRMMCLDTKHEIIEKHEQGVRVADLAREYNRNTSTICSILKQKESIKAVAPAKGIKIISKLRTSAHEEMEKLLLVWLTEKRLAGDIVTESIICEKARALYGDLVPRTPGTSTNGAPEESFKASRGWFDNFKKRTGIHSDITRRNVNSSSNKPCPEVVPDERGFEGFKPEALSMDDVVSNGKSMEVDEGDVNNNLVEQHNEEPMMEEFKEHQHMEIKQEIDAEETDTEEEVIRTSEITEMLGMWEKISDFIKSKHPEKVTASCALALCNDICLTHFRNILKGRKEQNSLDRFLLKRPASQSEEIAAKKANLSEEDDNDD